In the genome of Methylophaga nitratireducenticrescens, one region contains:
- a CDS encoding ABC transporter permease, whose translation MPFLPVFLWTDILIFLLLAVITAGIFYLRSKPHLRSPWIMVMQRKRGVISIIILLSYVTIGFLDSLHFRTALESENPAQQHYSTEVLSVLDLMVTPIRTQVEKTYSAPFATHLFVKEMQIISGGQLEYSYPKLKYSAQHLQSETEKWTDITSSVAGSTAAAVVLTLLIMACYIFYRKTRYKRDIFAELKRIIRGDSDYPIRTFYLMIFLLSWLSIALIVLSQNYHVFGTDKVGQSVLYQALKSIRTGLAIGTLTTLIMLPLAIFLGISAGYFKGWIDDVIQYIYTTLNSIPGVLLIAAAVLMLQVYINNHPENFATVAERADLRLLFLCLILGVTSWTGLCRILRGETLKLREAEYVLAARSLGVSGFNILHRHILPNLMHIVLITVVLDFSGLVLAEAVLSYVGVGVDPSMISWGNMINSARLEMAREPVVWWSLTAAFISMFILVLAANLFADVVRDAFDPRMQKAR comes from the coding sequence ATGCCCTTTCTGCCGGTATTCCTGTGGACCGACATTCTGATTTTTCTTCTGCTAGCTGTTATTACTGCCGGCATATTCTATCTTCGTAGTAAACCGCATTTACGTTCACCCTGGATCATGGTGATGCAGCGTAAACGGGGTGTTATCTCCATTATTATTCTGCTCAGTTATGTGACCATTGGGTTTTTGGATTCATTACATTTTCGAACTGCACTTGAATCGGAAAACCCGGCCCAGCAACATTATTCAACCGAAGTGCTGAGTGTGCTTGACTTGATGGTTACGCCGATTCGTACCCAGGTTGAAAAAACCTATTCCGCCCCGTTTGCCACACATTTATTTGTCAAAGAAATGCAGATTATTTCGGGAGGGCAACTGGAATACAGTTATCCAAAACTGAAATATTCTGCACAGCATCTGCAGTCTGAAACGGAGAAGTGGACAGACATCACTTCAAGCGTGGCAGGCAGTACAGCAGCTGCGGTTGTGTTAACACTGCTGATCATGGCCTGTTACATCTTTTATCGGAAAACACGTTACAAGAGAGATATTTTTGCAGAGCTGAAACGAATAATACGCGGCGATTCGGATTACCCGATACGTACCTTTTATCTGATGATTTTTTTGCTTAGCTGGCTGAGTATTGCGTTAATTGTTTTAAGCCAGAATTATCATGTGTTTGGAACCGATAAGGTTGGCCAGAGCGTGCTTTATCAGGCATTGAAAAGTATCAGAACCGGTCTGGCTATAGGTACCTTGACGACCTTGATAATGTTGCCACTGGCGATTTTTCTCGGTATCAGCGCCGGCTATTTCAAAGGCTGGATTGATGATGTTATCCAGTATATTTACACCACATTGAACTCCATTCCTGGCGTGTTATTAATTGCGGCAGCTGTATTGATGCTGCAGGTTTATATCAATAACCATCCTGAAAATTTTGCCACCGTGGCCGAGCGAGCCGATCTGCGGTTACTGTTTCTCTGTCTGATTCTTGGTGTCACCAGCTGGACAGGTTTATGTCGAATTCTGCGCGGTGAAACCTTGAAACTGCGTGAAGCTGAATATGTACTGGCTGCGAGGTCGTTGGGTGTCAGTGGTTTCAATATCCTGCATCGACATATTCTGCCAAATCTTATGCATATTGTGCTGATTACCGTGGTACTGGATTTCAGTGGTCTGGTACTGGCTGAAGCTGTGCTGTCATATGTCGGGGTAGGTGTTGATCCTTCCATGATTAGCTGGGGCAATATGATTAACAGTGCCAGACTGGAAATGGCCAGAGAACCGGTGGTCTGGTGGTCGTTAACTGCTGCATTTATATCAATGTTTATACTGGTACTGGCAGCCAATCTGTTTGCTGATGTGGTACGCGATGCCTTTGACCCACGAATGCAGAAAGCACGATGA
- the ispH gene encoding 4-hydroxy-3-methylbut-2-enyl diphosphate reductase: MTKLVLANPRGFCAGVDRAIEIVERALELFGAPIYVRHEVVHNRTVVEDLRNKGAIFIEELADVPDNSTLIFSAHGVSKAVQEEGKQRGLKVFDATCPLVTKVHLEVAKHEKVARECILIGHAGHPEVEGTMGQYTADPTAMHLVESPEDVAKLQVNEPNNLSFVTQTTLSVDDTKLVIDALRERFPNIIGPGKDDICYATQNRQDAVKRLAENCDLVLVVGSVNSSNSNRLKELATKLGTEAYLIDNADEIDASWLVNKKQIGLTAGASAPESLVQAVVNKLKMLGVEAVTEDKGQIENIAFSLPKALKVDISSLRKST, from the coding sequence ATGACCAAACTGGTATTAGCCAATCCACGAGGTTTTTGTGCTGGTGTGGATCGCGCCATTGAGATTGTAGAGCGTGCTCTGGAGTTGTTCGGGGCGCCGATCTATGTTCGTCATGAAGTTGTGCATAATCGTACCGTGGTCGAAGACTTACGCAATAAAGGCGCTATTTTCATTGAAGAATTAGCCGATGTGCCAGATAACAGCACATTAATCTTTAGTGCGCATGGTGTTTCCAAAGCCGTGCAGGAAGAGGGCAAACAACGTGGCCTGAAAGTATTTGATGCAACATGTCCGTTAGTGACTAAGGTGCATCTCGAAGTAGCCAAACATGAAAAAGTTGCCCGTGAATGTATTCTGATTGGCCATGCCGGCCATCCGGAAGTGGAAGGCACAATGGGGCAATATACTGCTGATCCGACAGCGATGCATTTGGTCGAATCACCTGAAGATGTTGCCAAACTACAGGTGAATGAGCCCAATAATCTGTCATTTGTCACCCAAACCACATTATCTGTGGATGATACCAAGTTGGTTATTGATGCATTGCGTGAACGTTTTCCTAACATCATTGGGCCCGGAAAAGATGATATTTGTTATGCCACACAGAATCGTCAGGACGCAGTAAAACGGCTGGCCGAAAATTGTGATCTGGTGTTGGTCGTAGGCTCGGTCAATAGTTCAAATTCCAATCGACTCAAAGAGTTGGCGACCAAACTTGGTACGGAGGCTTATCTTATTGATAATGCCGATGAAATTGATGCGAGTTGGTTGGTCAATAAAAAACAAATCGGTTTGACTGCCGGGGCCTCAGCACCGGAATCATTAGTACAGGCAGTGGTGAATAAACTCAAAATGCTGGGTGTGGAAGCCGTTACTGAAGATAAAGGTCAGATTGAAAACATTGCTTTTTCATTACCAAAAGCACTTAAAGTGGATATTTCCAGCCTCAGAAAATCAACGTAA
- the pheA gene encoding prephenate dehydratase — MSEKKALQAVREQIDKVDKQLQDLLNERTALAHQVAEIKQQSGEQADFYRPEREAMILRQVMARNNGPLSDLEMARLFREIMSACLAAEKPLQVAYLGPEGSFTQAASLKHFGGSVQLHSMATIADVFHAVETGQACYGVVPVENSTEGMVNHTLDRFVSSSLKINGEVTIRIHHYLLSKSADLSQIKTVYAHPQALAQCRHWLTENLPNSVQIPVNSNSEAAKLVAENGLDCAAIAGNRAAEIYGLSVLANNIEDEVGNTTRFLVIGTQLVEPSGEDKTALLVSTKNKPGALQNLLKPLADKGISMSRIESRPSRKGIWEYVFFIDIEGHCQDPTVASALQELESESSVFRVLGSYPKAVL, encoded by the coding sequence ATGTCCGAGAAAAAAGCTCTTCAAGCCGTTCGTGAACAGATTGATAAAGTCGATAAGCAACTTCAGGATTTATTAAACGAACGTACGGCATTAGCCCATCAGGTTGCAGAAATAAAACAGCAATCCGGTGAACAAGCAGATTTTTATCGCCCTGAACGTGAAGCGATGATTTTGCGCCAAGTGATGGCTCGTAATAACGGGCCGTTATCCGATCTGGAAATGGCCAGATTATTTCGTGAAATCATGTCGGCCTGTCTGGCCGCCGAAAAACCATTACAGGTTGCCTATCTTGGCCCTGAAGGTTCGTTTACCCAAGCCGCTTCATTGAAACATTTTGGTGGTTCAGTACAACTGCACTCTATGGCAACCATTGCCGATGTTTTTCATGCGGTTGAAACAGGTCAGGCATGTTACGGTGTTGTTCCTGTGGAAAATTCTACTGAAGGCATGGTTAACCATACGCTGGATAGATTTGTCAGCTCTTCGTTAAAAATTAACGGTGAAGTAACTATACGCATTCATCATTATTTGCTGAGTAAAAGCGCCGATTTATCACAAATTAAAACGGTTTATGCTCATCCTCAGGCCTTGGCACAATGCAGACATTGGTTAACTGAAAACTTGCCTAACAGTGTGCAGATTCCTGTAAACAGTAATTCTGAAGCTGCAAAACTGGTTGCTGAAAACGGCTTGGATTGTGCGGCAATTGCCGGTAATCGGGCAGCAGAAATTTATGGCTTGTCAGTATTAGCAAATAACATTGAAGATGAAGTCGGCAATACGACGCGGTTTCTGGTGATTGGTACCCAATTAGTCGAGCCTTCCGGCGAAGACAAAACCGCATTATTGGTGTCTACAAAAAATAAACCAGGCGCATTACAAAACTTACTGAAGCCTTTGGCTGACAAAGGAATAAGTATGAGCCGGATTGAATCCCGACCATCACGTAAAGGTATTTGGGAATACGTGTTTTTTATTGATATTGAAGGTCATTGTCAGGATCCGACGGTTGCCAGCGCATTACAGGAACTGGAGTCGGAATCTTCTGTTTTCCGCGTTTTAGGTTCTTATCCAAAGGCAGTTTTATAA
- the serC gene encoding 3-phosphoserine/phosphohydroxythreonine transaminase yields the protein MRAYNFSAGPAMLPDDVMLTAQQEMLDWHGTGMSVMEMSHRGPEYTSIAEQAEADLRELMGISDDYAVLFLQGGASSQFSMIPMNLLNGKTHADYFNTGAWSEKAITEAGRYTKVNVVADAKPSHYRTIPDKVEWQLSDNAAYVHYTPNETIHGIEFANIPEVGDTPLIADMSSTILSRPVDVNRFGLIYAGAQKNIGPAGLCIVIVRKDLIGKTLPGTPVMFDYKIHADNGSMYNTPATYSWYLAGLVFQWLKQKGGLQGMAEINQRKAAKLYATIDGSDFYANPVDIRYRSWMNIPFTLANSDLDKQFLADAAKEGLLTLKGHRDLGGMRASIYNAMPEAGVDKLIGFMSEFERRFG from the coding sequence TTGAGAGCCTATAACTTTAGTGCCGGCCCAGCGATGTTGCCGGACGATGTAATGCTGACTGCTCAACAGGAAATGCTGGACTGGCATGGTACCGGTATGTCGGTGATGGAAATGAGTCACCGAGGTCCGGAATATACCTCGATTGCTGAACAGGCTGAAGCCGACTTACGTGAATTAATGGGTATTTCGGATGATTATGCCGTGCTGTTCTTACAGGGTGGTGCCTCCAGCCAGTTTTCGATGATTCCGATGAACCTGCTGAATGGCAAAACACATGCGGATTACTTTAATACCGGCGCTTGGTCGGAAAAAGCCATTACAGAAGCCGGTCGTTACACCAAAGTAAATGTGGTGGCTGATGCCAAACCATCACATTATCGGACCATACCGGATAAGGTTGAATGGCAGTTATCTGATAATGCGGCCTATGTGCATTACACGCCAAATGAAACGATTCACGGAATCGAGTTTGCTAACATTCCTGAAGTAGGGGATACCCCATTAATTGCGGATATGTCGTCAACCATTCTGTCGCGTCCGGTTGATGTGAATCGTTTTGGGTTGATTTACGCTGGTGCTCAAAAAAATATTGGGCCGGCAGGACTGTGTATTGTTATTGTGCGTAAAGATTTGATTGGTAAAACCTTGCCGGGAACACCTGTGATGTTTGACTACAAAATTCATGCGGACAATGGCTCAATGTATAACACCCCCGCTACTTACAGCTGGTACCTTGCTGGTTTAGTGTTTCAATGGCTGAAACAGAAGGGTGGTTTACAGGGCATGGCTGAAATCAATCAGCGAAAAGCCGCTAAACTTTATGCCACGATTGATGGCAGTGATTTTTATGCCAATCCGGTTGATATACGCTATCGGTCATGGATGAATATTCCGTTTACACTGGCAAACAGCGATCTGGATAAACAGTTTCTGGCGGATGCAGCCAAAGAAGGCTTACTCACACTTAAGGGGCATCGTGATTTGGGCGGAATGCGTGCCAGTATTTACAATGCCATGCCTGAAGCCGGGGTTGATAAACTAATCGGGTTTATGTCTGAATTTGAGCGCAGGTTTGGTTAA